A genomic window from Pungitius pungitius chromosome 12, fPunPun2.1, whole genome shotgun sequence includes:
- the lasp1 gene encoding LIM and SH3 domain protein 1 has product MNPICSRCEQVVYPTEKVNCLDKYWHKGCFSCEICKMTLNMKNYKGFGKKPYCNAHYPRTHFTAVADTPENRRLKEQSKIQSQVHYREDFEKNKGKGFSVVADTPEMQRIKKSQDQISNIKYHEEFDKKKTMGVDLPPMQPSNASQAAYQQPAAAKNFNYDPVPEPVQAAAPPPSTGKRYRAVYDYVAADDDEVSFVDGDVIADVQQIDEGWMYGRVERTGSLGMLPSNYVEAI; this is encoded by the exons TACTGGCATAAAGGATGCTTCAGCTGCGAGATCTGCAAAATGACTCTAAACATGAAGAATTACAAAGGCTTTGGGAAGAAACCATACTGCAATGC aCACTATCCCAGGACACACTTCACCGCTGTGGCCGACACTCCAGAGAACCGCCGCCTCAAAGAGCAGAGCAAGATACAGAGCCAG gttcaCTACAGGGAGGATTTTGAGAAGAATAAAGGGAAAGGTTTCAGCGTGGTTGCAGACACGCCAGAGATGCAGAGAATCAAGAAATCGCAGGATCAAATCAGCAAT ATAAAGTACCATGAGGAATTTGACAAGAAGAAGACTATGGGAGTAGATCTCCCACCCATGCAGCCGAGCAACGCCAGCCAAG CCGCTTaccagcagcctgcagccgCTAAGAACTTCAACTATGATCCCGTTCCTGAACCAGTGCAGGCCGCCGCCCCTCCTCCCAGTACAGGG AAGCGGTACCGGGCCGTGTATGACTACGTCGCGGCCGATGACGACGAGGTGTCCTTCGTGGACGGAGACGTGATCGCAGACGTGCAGCAGATCGACGAGGGCTGGATGTACGGCCGCGTGGAGCGCACCGGCAGTCTGGGCATGCTGCCCTCCAACTACGTGGAGGCCATCTGA